ACCCTGGCCGACCAAAGCCCGCCCCCCTTGGGcgtcgctcggccaattgtgcaccgccccctgggagctcccgtccatggttggcagtggaatagcctagaATCAAACCGATGACcttcaggctatagggtgcatcctgcagtCCACGCGGAGcgtctttaccggatgcgccactcgggagcccaaataATTCAATTTCTGAACCCTTAAGTCAGTTTATTGATTACTTTATCAAAAACATTGTAAAACAGTTACCATCTTTTTTAATCTGACACCAGGGACGTAATTAAATTATTGGCACAATTTTCAGTTCCTAGTAATGCTATACATGTTACGTTTGACGTTGAAAGTTTCTATTCCAATATACCCCccaagggggggagggggggggggggggtttcgaGGGACGGGATACTAGAGGCTTTATCATTTTTTCtcttaaaagaagaaaatatacACATTAACTTCCTATTGAAATTAACCAAATTTGTCCAGACAAcaaattatttcttgtttaaaaacaaatattatttgcaAATTAAGGGCACAGCAATGGGTTCATCCTTTGCCCCAAATTATGCTAACTTGTACATGGGCCATTGGGAAAGCTTATTCATTAATGAGAAGGCCTCTAATCTTCTCCTACAAAATGTGTTGTTCTGGAAGGAATACATTGATGATGTATTAATGGTTTGGACTGGCTCTGAAATTGATTTGTTCCTGTTTAATGATTATATAAATAATACCAATCCTAAATTAACATTTACAatggaatacattttttaaatactaattgaaatacattttttaaatttacttaTACCCCCTAAAATAACAATGGTTTCCCCCAGGGATACTATAATTTAATGTCCACACAGTAAGTATTCAGGTAAGTAAAAAGTATAGTTCAGTCCCACCGGAGGATTCCAAAATGTCCCACACTGTTTAGGAGCTGGATTAATTATGTCCTCaataccattattatttatttcttagcagacacccttatccagggtgacatacaattgttacaagatatcacattatacagatatcactttaatttttacatacaattacccatttataccgttgggtttttactggcgcaatctaggtaaagtaccttgctcgagggtacagcagcagtgtcctccactggggattgaacccacaaccctccggtcaagagtccagagccctaaccactactccacactgctgtgtcaTCTGACCTTCAATGGCCGCAAAGTGTTTCGTTCCTCACAGGACAAAAGGCAATAATTCTCCAAAGTGGTCTTCACCATAATACAGGCATTTTAATTTGTCCACGAAAGTCAAACTGGTTCCTTGCCAATACTTTGCATCCAGATCCCACGTCCGCCCCCAGGGGCTGCTTCCTCCTTCCCTCCGTGACGTCGATCCTGGAAAAACAGTGAAAACAATCCCTCCTTACTATCCGCTCTCCCCTCCCCGTCTCATTCTCTGAGCAGGGCTAATTCACACACCCCGCATTCTACCCCTCCCTACAAGAGCATTAGTCTTCTGAACCGGCCACTGATACTGACACTAGAATGACCATggtggtcattttgaccgtttttggaatttaaatttaaattgcagtgcctgtgtttaagatacagagctgtgctttcctgacttttcctaaatatatgcaaaaattagggagataaaatactgtcatacctactCCAACCAGGAGTAGTCAAATTGgccgatacatataaaacatattataacgatgaaatgttgctgtattatttgtatttatcagtcaggacttgccgccatgtattgaagtttgattatatcagtctgcattcctcaagtgagcgatCTTctcacatttctattgtttcaatgagcctcctgatagcccatcaatcagccttgacagctcttGGCACCCAGCTGTCTGTCTGATAGTCTGTCACCTGTGTGAGCCTCTACTTTTCTCCTCTGATCTAGGTTTTAGATGCACTCTGATTACTATTTAAAAGTCAcccgtttttctaagaaattcattgttaccccaatacacattgaaaatggattgcGGAAGACGCATGACAGCAAAGCAgtatttggaattactgcaaagtttaccaaacaacgattctgatgcagcagagatggacaatgacaaatctggctctgaagcagactgggtttgcaaAGATGAATTTTCCAAcagcagtgacagtgaggagAATGCTAGCAAAGTGCCAGGACCGAGTGCATGAAGAGGGTGGAGGAGATCCCgtgggagaagaagcaatcctgtggcagcccctgcaaggatgccagtcacttcacctgcatcagcccctgcacctgatccagccAATACTTCACCTGAGGAAGCCACTTCTCCAgcaatataggaggctgtgtggtccagtggttaaagaaatgggcttgtaaccaggaggtccccggttcacatcccacctcagccactgactcattgtgtgatcctgagcaagtcacttaacctccttgtgctctgtctttcgggtgagatgtagttgtgactctgcagctgatgcatagttcacacaccctagtctctgtaagttgccttggataaaggtgtctgctaaataaacaaattataatagtGCCAGCACCACCTGGTACTCgaggctggtaatgatggcacCGTTTGGAACATTATAAATCCCAGGGTTGAAGCTGTAGGTAGAAGGGGTGAATGTAATATTTTGAGGGAATTTCCAGGGCCCACTGCATACGCAAAATGcaatgattttatttatatattatatttacttatttatcaGGGACACATACAATTATAACAAGTGTCACTTATATGACacaagatgcattgcattttcaatttagCCAGTAGGCTAATTTCAATTGACAGTCCCCAGGCAGACATGAAGACGTTACACACTACTGTTgtgcttatgtgtttataatgtgaaTCTGCATCGGCCATGCAAAACTCAcctgtctacagattaaaaggtgacaatttgtttttaatcgaaagcactttggagattatactCACAACACAatctaattgtgtgatttaaaagtttaacagGCTTTCacagaaatgtataatttctagaaatttctcaaaaacaaataattacaggaaaaatcttttttgtagctaaagttttgcttttgtggaagagaaaaaaaagttacaagaaatagatgtctacaattatttatgtcagcattttgttttgcaaaaatctaattcaaaagtattcataaggaatacaaggaaaatgaaattaatagctagttgaggcacctttagcaataataacctcttttgaACAATTAGGTTATTTGTCattgagcttttggcatgattctttagtgatttttgaccattcttcaacgcaaaattgttccagttcattcaaattctgtgtACTTTACTtttgcacagccttcttcaactcataccaaagattctcaatcacatttagatcgggactttgactaggccattccaaaactttgaTTTTGTTCTTCGTTAACGAGGGAGCGTtatgacagtaccatgagtcttgtacttctgataatagaaacaatggttgaaattgggatactcaaatgcttggaaatcttcttgtatccttctccagctttgacaataaataatgttctgcctaaggtcttgaAATAGCTCTTTagtttttcccatattgacttattagTAAATAATTACGCTCtgtgaaaatcgcgatttcacgggctgtgcggaaatcgtgaaattagcccaatactgcgatatttacaatattattcttaagaaataaaaataatttcataattatttgtattttatacaaaaaaaaaaaatcacattaacgattttcacagggccttagtaATAACAGCAATtctcctatgcctaacccttttatactctcctaGAACATTCACCTATAATCAAGAATTTTCTAGAcctttctagaattaggttttgcattatcatattgatatttctagcaccttgtagacaatactatcatagcatcaaagggtatggatacttttgaatttgcattttttgagttttgcaaaacaattgctgaaataaataattgtagacatctatttcttgtaactttttttcctcatcaacAAAAGCAaaccttttgctacaaaagatttttcctaaaattctttgtttttgagaaaattatacatttccattaggGTATGTAAGCTTTAGACTACAACtacactatatataatatatatatatatatatatatatatatatatatatatatatatatgagagagagattTACATTAAGGCAGCATTTGGTCTTTTAGGGAGTGGAGAGTATGTGTTTTAAGTTTGAACACCTTACATTTCATACtagttttttttaacctttttttgtataaatttaTGTAAACAACTTAATAAACAAACCAGACAAAGAACACAAAATGTCAAAAAACAGTGTGAAAACTGCAATAGCTCTTCCTATTATAATGGATGGTTTGCTGATTGATGTcatgagattttaaaataatagtttaaaGCCACTTTGAACATTGATATATAGCTTTAAGATAaaagaaaaatactgtacattttaaaagaagccTCCATCTAACTTTACACTGTAATCTTCAAGTAGTCACTAGCTTGCAAAGTACAGTATGTGCCGccttaaatacaattaataagtGTTCTACAACACTGCCATCTGCCGGAATTTAAATGTGTAAACTGGCCAAGGAAAGTAGCTAGGGTATAGTCCCACCCATTCTAAGAAAGGTCCAATACAAGCCTTTTTATCCCAGCCATCAGTTCCGCAAACATGAAAATAGTACAATGTTCTTAATCCCATTTCACACTGGCAATCCTACCCGGGTCCCGACCTGtgttctggctacccaggtcacaattaTAGGATGTAggtcaacacgctttgacccgtgttgagcgagacaaaatctACGATGGTTAGCCAATGAAATAACAATCAGCCAtgtctgcgtgaaggtttcacttccgcaaggaccatttctgtttagccatatttttgttgagtGAAATACCATGAgctagattgcagcagggatgaagaaacatttgctctaatcaacagtTGAGCCGactgttcaatccagagaagcttggatggaagtgtccgtaacaagctgcttccaggcaTTGATACAcaaattgtgtacttgcatctgtcacccaggtaaACCCAGcattatcaaaagcagtgtgaaatcatctAACTGACCCgtgtagagcatgccagtgtgaaaggggctttggtTTCAGACTGGAATGATATTTTAAGCAGAACGCTTATACTCGCAGTTTATCGCGGCCTGTGTGGATAGCATGTacaggtattttattttaagaatgaGGAATACGATATTAACTTGAAGTTATCGAATTTCCTTATTGCAGTTATTGTTTATATCTTTAACTGTTTTTGTTCTTTCCCCAAAAAGGTATCTGCCCAAAAACTCCAGTTTCAACACCCAagtgtattttattatacattacaTAAAACCTGTGTTtgcaatgtttaaaatgtttttccactGTGCTGCTTCCATTAAATTAATTGGACATACATTggcctttattaaaaatattctcTTTACTACAGCTAGGATGCCATTACTGTTAGTAcacatctgttaaatatttagtaAAACCCAGATCTACTGTCTGTACTCCCGATAGTagcctagatttttttttaattttcccccCTGCTAGGCGCACTTTAAAACTGTTCAAACATAGTGACTTCCcttatttttttaagaactgcAGTACAGATGATCTTGCTGTTGCATACAGAGGACAAGTGAAGAACCCAAGAGTAGACTTCTGTGAGGTCATGGAAGAGTATACTTCAGCCAttcgagcaaaaaaaaaaaaaaaaaaaaagtattttgagaTCCCTTACTACAACAGAGGTCTGACACAGTACAGGCCAAGTAATTATTTATGTACTTTAGCAAGTTGGGTGGAGGTGTGTCAACAACCACAGGTATACATGGCATAATCTTCATGTTAGTAAGCATTTGGGgaaaaataagaaataacatCAGTCTAACTGAGACTTAACTCTGAacactaaaatatttttataagacGATGGAGAAGCTTTGAAAATAAACAAGTATATATAATATCCCACACACTGTAAATAGAAGTTGCCTAAAGTAAATGGCAATTGTATTGCTTCATAGGGAAAATCTAAGGCATCAGCATTGGATGTTTAATTTCCATTATACTAGATAATTATATCCCagataacattttaaacattgacTCCATATAAAGGCAAATCGCCCATTTTCTGATGTGCAGTTGTTACCTGTGGCAGCACACCTCAAAACTAAAACCTACATACAGAGGTCTTAGTGTTACTTAAGAGTTACCGTAATTTGTTCGTAGCATTTCACTTTTGCAGGTATTTTTTGGAAGAGGGATGTAGAGATTTCAGAAAAGGCACTGGATCTGAATCCTAGCTTTGAAGATGCAAGATTAGTTTAACACAGAccacaacagaaagaaaacaagttAAAAAGTGGGGTTATTAAGACAGTCAAGTGACAAAAACAAACCATTAATATTTAATGTgattaaagtactgtatattgcaCAAACATTTTCTTCAATGCTGGTTTTATTAACTGCGTCTATCAAATTCCCTTTTACCGTGTCAACAACTTTCAACACCATTTATTGCTTTTGTAGTACTTTGGATAAATAGATGTTTTACACCTGGTGTTTATCCATACAGTGTGGCCAAAAATGTAGAAGTCGCCATTGAAAAAATGATTGAAAATAGCAGGGGGACATGTCCAACCTTAAGTTTCGAAGCAGGTATATTGTCTTTCCTGTAAAGTGACAGGTGGATAGGAGGAAGGTGAGCCAATGGCCATGCATCGGCCTAGACAGAGCAGGGACCAATAGCAAGAAACCTTTGGATTCATGCAAATAGAATCCATCTGTATCTAGAAAGGTTTACCAATCAGTTTAAGCATTTGAGACAGACCGATAAAGtgaatttgttttattcagatttACACTTTGCTTAAAAGCAGCAATTGCAAAGAGTACAACAGCAGATCCCATTATCAACCATATCCAGATGCTACAGGAGTCATTAcctggagagagaaaaaaaattggCAATACAATAAATCTGAATGCAAGAAATAttatattacatattatataggccgtgtggtccagtggttaaagaaaagggtttgtaaccagaaggtccccgattcaaatcccacctcaaccactgactcattgtgtgactctgagcaagtcacttaacctccttgtgctccgtctttcgggagagacgtagttttaagtgactctgcagccgatgcatagttcatacaccctagtctctgcaagtcgccttggataaaggcgtctgctaaataaataataataaaatataccacacacactttatatatatattatatacacacaaaaacattttggggttggagaaaataaaagtttaccaaCTGGAGCAGTTTATTTTACCTAGTCAGCAACAGCAGGGATAGAGAATCAAAAAGGGCAACATGAGGCAGGGTCCGTATATGGCCTACCATACCAAGACAAGAGTCTGCTTGTCTTTACCTTGCTCTGTTATACTTCTTTCAGGAGCTGATGCAGTTGGTTGGGTCAACAATACTGGTCCAGTTGACACATATCCCTGTAGGTTAAAATACTGTCTGGATTCATAACCTGCAAAAAAGTTCAATAGAACCATTAGCATCAAATGTAGTATTTTataatcagttaaaaaaaaaaaaaaaaatacaaactgtacaaGTTAAACCACCATCATTAATATACTCACTTGCCAATTTGTGTCCCATCTCGCACTGCTTCATGCAAAGGGCACTTGAACCTTTATATATACGGGCATCACAGACCATAACCATACAGTGAAGATACACCTAAAATATTAAAGTCATACTGAGTACACAACAGCAACCCATATCGTCTGCAAGACTAGTTTAAACTAAACTGCAGTGACCATTCATACAGTAACCATACGGAACCGCGATGCCTTCAAGGAAATCATATTTATGGAACCATTTAACCAGATTGTACAGCAAAAGGACAACTTTTTAGGTGCTTAATCTTCAGAATTGCTTGCTAGTGGAAAGAAAGAGTTTACATCAAGTTAACTTTGCAGACTTCTGGTTTGCAAAATTAGAACAGAGTCAATTAAAAACAGATGTTAAGCCGTGTTCATTTCTATGCTCTTCCAAGCTACAGGAACACTTACAGGACCTTTCAATGTGCCGTCTGCGGATGCGAATAGCAAGACCTCAAACCGTTTCACTTGAGCAGTTGACACTGGATGAGCAATCGTAAGATACTCAGTGCTCTGGACTTCACATCtgtttggaacaaaaaaaaaaaaaaaaaaaaaaccaccacacaCTACATTAAAACTGACAAGGGGAATAAATCAATAAGCTAGATTCTTTTTTCATGCAAACCGCCATGCACAAGGCCAAAATATCTCTTCCTTTAGCCAGCCAAGCCATACTTCAAATGGAGAACAGATCAAGTTTCCCCAGGCAGAGTATTCCATGATTGGTTTAATATGTATTTTCTCCATTCCTTTTTGAACTTTAGGTGGAGAACACAGACATTGTTAGCTATtgttggcattattattattattattgttcactCTTACCCATTTTCATAAATGCTCCATTTACGTTTGCTATCAAACCCAGTTGAATTAGACAACCAACATGTCTCCAATGACAATTCAACACTGGTATTCTCCTGCTTGAGCGCCACCTCAAAAAACAAAGGATCTTTCAAGTTCTTTTCAAATGGATACTCTTCATCGGTGTAGAAGTGTGTGTATTTCATATCTAgattgggcaaaaaaaaaaaaaaaaagtcaattcaaTGACTGCCACAAttatttcaattgtatttatatagcatgCTTTCATAGCCTAGTGCAATATTTACATTCATGAATGGGCGTTTTAGAATATTCCTATATATtactggaaacaaaaaaaaaaaaaaaaaaaaaaccccaacacaCAACCCACTTACCTCTGGACAATCTGACACGAATATCCAAAATCTGTCGGGAtcgttttgcttttaaaaaaaaaaaattaattttagtGTTGAGGTTCCATTACATAAAAAAGGCACCCTTCTCAAAATAGGTAGTTACCTCTTGGGCCACCGTTGGAAGGTAGACGTGGTGCCACAATGGAGCCATATGCAGGAATGTACTGCTGAATGGTTGAATTTCTGCGGTACTTGCACAACACTGTTAAcctaaacaaaagttgttaaatCAGGACAGTCCAGCTATTTAGTTCAGTGCAGTTTGTCCCACCACCATGGGAAGAGGTCTCCCGTGTGCAGGACAGATGGCCAGACTTCAGCTCGGTTACTACAAAACAGCTCTAATCAAGTGTAAATCTCAAGGCAGACAAGCCAGTCTTACCAATTTACACcatgtggttatttttttttttttttcaccacacaTGATCTTAACCACAACCAAGTGCtaccacaaccccccccccccgcccccgccccgccccgccccgccccgttAACTATCCCATTGCCACCACAGTGGTGAAGACACATACCGATAAAGTGGGTCACTGGTTATAACTGCGACATCAGATCTTAGTATTTTCTTCTTGTTGTGAATTTCATTTTCATAGATTACGTAGTTGTCTTCAAACTGAGGAAAAAAGGTACACGGTTATGGAAATAGGGGAGAAACTACTTGGGAATAGTCTTTTACACATTAGAATTTATCCACAAAGCATGCAATACAAGTATATGTCACCTACCCTCCCTGTTGTACCACAGCTATCGAGCTGGAAGTTGAAGATTGCAAATGTCTCATTGTACTCAACAGGTGTGCAATTCTCATCCTTCAGGGTAGTCTTTCCCAGGTCTGTTATTGGAAGGGTATCCTCTGAAGCAGTGACAATGATGCTGCCATTTGGAatacaaactttaaaaataaagagGAATATAAAAAATGCTTAATTCATAACATTGCATTAAAAACATCAAGgtactttaagaaaaaaaaaaaaaaaaaaaatgctacctaTCAAATCCCGGAGGGGGAAGTTGCATGAGACAGAGAAATGTCCCATGGTTGCCAATGTCTTGCGGTACTTTGCGGTAATACTGAACTTAGCAGTTATGCCTTGAAGAGTGATCACCTAGACAAGAGATAAGTTTATTTTGGTGCCCTGCATTATATACTGGGAACGACACACAATAGATCAAGACTGGACAAATACCTCATAAACAGCACCAGCGCTGGACAAAGGCACTTTAACCCAGAAGtgtgtttcattatttatctcttgAATACCAAGCTGAGATGCAAGGTCATCGTTTAATGCCAGGTTATTGACATAAGGAACCCATAACTGACCAATCTTCTCATTCGGTATTACAAGATTTAAGTAGTTTTCCTCACAGTAACCAACCGAAGATGGTAGTCCTGGGGGAAGAAAAtaaagagctaaaaaaaaaattaaacaaaatcaatAGCAATTAGCATTAGCTCGTTTTCTAATCTCAATACATCAGCCACCTGCTGCATGGACCATCACGTTAAAAGAAATCTGCTTGTTGGTATGAAGTTTCTGAATTGGTTTATGTTGCTACATCCTGTAAAGTAGTTAACTGAAGCCATACCTTGAGCAAATGTCGCACATTTAGTGACGTTGATCACGTCACCTTTGTACAAGTTGTTCATGCACTTTGCTTGGAAACCCATTGCCTAATGGGCCATTCATGACTGATGGGAACAATCCTGAACCAAGTCAGACATTATATGAATATGGGGTATAATTTCCAACTGGAGGTGGTAGTTTATCCTACCCATTAAGCAGTCCTACCTACAAACACATGCACTTGCAACTTACTCGTCAATCCTCAACTAATGGAAAGAGGGAAGGCAGGTACTTTTGATAAAATGTACATGAACCACCACTTACCTGCATCTATAAGATCAAACTGTACTGTAACAGCTTTACTGTATGGGTTGTTTTCTGGTCCAACACGGAAGTTGAAGACAACATCCAGTATGTACGTGGTCAAATGGGTGGGCAAATACTAACATGGAGAGAATGGGTCAGCTTTTGACTACTGGAGCATACTGGTTTCATCATGAAAATGAACTAATTGGAGCAGAGAATTGTATCTTCggaagcaaaaataaaacaaacaaaacgcaactctccccccccccctcccccaattaaataaatgaataaagcaaGCCGTTTTAACACACGACAGCACAGATGGTACCGTGCTTCACACCTCACAACACACCAGATGTATGAGCTGTGTGAGTACATACCTTTGTTTCTGCTAGCATGTTGATTTTTTGTACCTATAAAAAATGTTCATTTATGTAGACAATTAACTGCATTTTGTTATAGAAAACAGGATGATATTTTTGACTGCATACAAAAAGGGACAGTTGCGATACAACTGGCCCATCATTAACGACAGGAGCCCAAAGCAGGTACATGTGAATTTGTGGCTGCCTACcattggacatttaaaaaaaataaaaagggagtCTTAAAATCCTCCCCTCCCCCCACTTAAAAAACTGGAACCTCACCTCTTCAGTGACATCAGGGTTTTGAAATGATACAGTCAGTGTATAACTTATTGTTCTGTTGGGATAGGTAGTCTTCACAagcattccatattttattaaaTCCTCCACTGGGTACTCTGCAGTACCAATGCGGACAGACTCCAAATATGCATCAGGAAAAAAGTTTCCAATTGTTACCACAAAGGTCTCCATCTCCACATCAGTTTCTAAAACTCAATAAAATGTCACAATAAAAAGACAAGAAACAAAAAATCCCTCAGGGAATAACCACACAACTAACCACTCCCAAAGCAACAGTACCCCCACTTCACTTACCGTTTTTTACACTAGGTGGCAAGGGAAAGAACAGCGAGACAGGATGGATTACTGTGTGCTTAGATAAGTCCCAGGCATCATCTTTCCATACATGTTCTAACATAAgatcaatggtgtacaccatgccATACTGTCCGTCTTGAAATTCACTCTAACAggtacaaatatttcaaatagatTAGTACAGAGCAGTCTTGTACTTCTGAATTTATTAATGCAAGGCTTTAGATACAGTCAACAGTTTAGACCCAATTACAACAAAAGCCCAACTCTGACTAGAATAAAATTAGCCACAAAGCAGCTACCTCCGCGTCTGACGAATGTAATCCAATGCGAACAAGGCATTTTTGTGATGCATTAAATGACACATCCCTACCTATGGCTTTTCACAGTACATCAGAACCTCTCGATAGGATCCAAACTCATTTAAACCAACACAGAGGAAGTTTGTCAATTGACAGTGACTGACCCACTGGAAAGCAAATTAAAAAGGATGAACGGACACCTTGTTTTAGCTTTGTCCAAATGGGGGCTGAAAGTTCCCCTCCACTACGCCAATGCACCAACTAACTCAAACAGTTCTAAAGTTACACCTTCTAAACCCTTTAACGTCGAATACAACCTGAAATGCACCGAGTTTATTAACGTAatcacagctggtttcacaggcccagAGAAGCACCAATCTTGGCCTAAAGTAACAAGACACATGTtcatcagggtctgtgaagccTGTCAGCCACAAATGTTTAAATTTGTACACCACCTTGGTTTGGCAAAAAACCCTCCCTTATGACAAAAACCAACCTGTATGTAGCCCCCTTCTGCTCCCACAGGAACTTCAATTGTGATATGCGTTTCATTAGTGATCAATTTGTAGGGACTCCTTGACAACGTCTCTGGATCCAGCAACACTCCATTAGCTCCCATAGTAACAGATATAGTTTTAAACGAATCTGGATAGGCGACCAGAGCAGGATACTGCAGCGGAACACTCCATATAAGGGATTGGTCTGCAACCCTTGTGCCAtctgaaaacagaaataaaaaagttAGGTTGACAGTTTTAGCAAGACCCAGTTGTATTTACTCCTACATAGCAGTTACACTCTGTTCTACAGCTGCAATGGTTGTGCTccagagagaaaaagagaaagaaaacttGCACATTTGTgctaaaattaaatacatttcaccATGCAACTACATCATAAGTTTGTCACCTTGGCATGTAAATAATTCAATTCATGAGAAATACTGCAAAGTGGAAAAATGTTGGTTCATCATGACCTTTTAagtacactgaacaaaaatataaaaacacaacatgcaacaatttcaaagattttactgagttacagttcATAAGGAAATCAGTCAATAGGCCGtaatctatggatttcacatgactgggaatacagatatgcatctgtttgtcacagataccttaaaaaaaaaaaaaaaaaaaaaaagaaaaaaaaggtaggggcgtgga
This sequence is a window from Acipenser ruthenus chromosome 6, fAciRut3.2 maternal haplotype, whole genome shotgun sequence. Protein-coding genes within it:
- the LOC117410478 gene encoding uncharacterized protein LOC117410478 isoform X4; translation: MTRGIFWGITLLMSTLASEVWSQLSPDPGLLYSECHNQVFWVALNATFLEHKTVDFAVHDKFGKRFMVTPKMSIQCGYTINFDYFGNVIFEASVLACQVDNENDERFSLTVEIIITEVTTASTSYIHKMSCQYHPWQQREIFCSTNYMEVITVEVSVERGAPDIDAQADQSHDWIDAFPDTITAASDIWQVVFHSPVKKNMTVDEAFQLGYGLNTTESRLLLRAPFQTAESETSVVAGIPTTSIRSTTFYRQSWMLLMVDTAVACPTDGTRVADQSLIWSVPLQYPALVAYPDSFKTISVTMGANGVLLDPETLSRSPYKLITNETHITIEVPVGAEGGYIQSEFQDGQYGMVYTIDLMLEHVWKDDAWDLSKHTVIHPVSLFFPLPPSVKNETDVEMETFVVTIGNFFPDAYLESVRIGTAEYPVEDLIKYGMLVKTTYPNRTISYTLTVSFQNPDVTEEYLPTHLTTYILDVVFNFRVGPENNPYSKAVTVQFDLIDAALYFLPPGLPSSVGYCEENYLNLVIPNEKIGQLWVPYVNNLALNDDLASQLGIQEINNETHFWVKVPLSSAGAVYEVITLQGITAKFSITAKYRKTLATMGHFSVSCNFPLRDLIVCIPNGSIIVTASEDTLPITDLGKTTLKDENCTPVEYNETFAIFNFQLDSCGTTGRFEDNYVIYENEIHNKKKILRSDVAVITSDPLYRLTVLCKYRRNSTIQQYIPAYGSIVAPRLPSNGGPRAKRSRQILDIRVRLSRDMKYTHFYTDEEYPFEKNLKDPLFFEVALKQENTSVELSLETCWLSNSTGFDSKRKWSIYENGCEVQSTEYLTIAHPVSTAQVKRFEVLLFASADGTLKGPVYLHCMVMVCDARIYKGSSALCMKQCEMGHKLASYESRQYFNLQGYVSTGPVLLTQPTASAPERSITEQGNDSCSIWIWLIMGSAVVLFAIAAFKQSVNLNKTNSLYRSVSNA
- the LOC117410478 gene encoding uncharacterized protein LOC117410478 isoform X1, translated to MTRGIFWGITLLMSTLASEVWSQLSPDPGLLYSECHNQVFWVALNATFLEHKTVDFAVHDKFGKRFMVTPKMSIQCGYTINFDYFGNVIFEASVLACQVDNENDERFSLTVEIIITEVTTASTSYIHKMSCQYHPWQQREIFCSTNYMEVITVEVSVERGAPDIDAQADQSHDWIDAFPDTITAASDIWQVVFHSPVKKNMTVDEAFQLGYGLNTTESRLLLRAPFQTAESETSVVAGIPTTSIRSTTFYRQSWMLLMVDTAVACPTDGTRVADQSLIWSVPLQYPALVAYPDSFKTISVTMGANGVLLDPETLSRSPYKLITNETHITIEVPVGAEGGYIQSEFQDGQYGMVYTIDLMLEHVWKDDAWDLSKHTVIHPVSLFFPLPPSVKNETDVEMETFVVTIGNFFPDAYLESVRIGTAEYPVEDLIKYGMLVKTTYPNRTISYTLTVSFQNPDVTEEVQKINMLAETKYLPTHLTTYILDVVFNFRVGPENNPYSKAVTVQFDLIDAALYFLPPGLPSSVGYCEENYLNLVIPNEKIGQLWVPYVNNLALNDDLASQLGIQEINNETHFWVKVPLSSAGAVYEVITLQGITAKFSITAKYRKTLATMGHFSVSCNFPLRDLIVCIPNGSIIVTASEDTLPITDLGKTTLKDENCTPVEYNETFAIFNFQLDSCGTTGRFEDNYVIYENEIHNKKKILRSDVAVITSDPLYRLTVLCKYRRNSTIQQYIPAYGSIVAPRLPSNGGPRAKRSRQILDIRVRLSRDMKYTHFYTDEEYPFEKNLKDPLFFEVALKQENTSVELSLETCWLSNSTGFDSKRKWSIYENGCEVQSTEYLTIAHPVSTAQVKRFEVLLFASADGTLKGPVYLHCMVMVCDARIYKGSSALCMKQCEMGHKLASYESRQYFNLQGYVSTGPVLLTQPTASAPERSITEQGNDSCSIWIWLIMGSAVVLFAIAAFKQSVNLNKTNSLYRSVSNA